A window of Desulfitibacter sp. BRH_c19 genomic DNA:
GGTCATGAAAGCTATTTATCACAAGTAATTGAATTAGTAAAGAATGCCCAGAAAAGTAAATCTAAAACCCAAAATTTATCTGATAGAGCTGCAAAATGGTTGTTTTATATGGCACTATTTGCTGGCATTACGACACTTATTGTCTGGTTAACGGTGGGGGCGGAACTTCCTTTTGCCATAGAAAGAATGGTAACTGTCATGATAATAGCTTGCCCCCATGCTTTGGGACTAGCAGTTCCTTTGGTTGTAGCCATGTCTACAACACTATCAGCCAAGAATGGGTTGTTAATTAGAAATAGAACTAATTTTGAAAATGCAAGAAACATAAATGCTATTGTCTTCGATAAAACAGGAACATTAACAGAGGGTAAATTTGGAATAACAGATATAGTATTGTTGGATAATAACAATGAAGCTGAATTACTTAAAATGGCTGCATCTATAGAAAGTCATTCTCAGCATCCAATAGCAAAGGGTATTACTCAAGAAGCTATTAATCGTAAAATAGAACTGGTTGACCCGGATGAATTTAAATCAATTACTGGTAAGGGTCTGTACGGTAAGATTGACGATAAAAAGGTTCATGTAGTTAGCCCTGGGTATTTGCAGGCTGAAAACATTGCATTTTCTAAAGAAAAGTATGAGAAGTTAGCCAAACAGGGAAAGACTGTAGTATTTGTAATAATTGATGATAAGGTTAGTGGAATGATTGCTCTTGCAGATCAGGTTCGTGAAAGTGCTAAAGAAACAATTTCAGAGCTAAAAAAATTGGGCATAAAATCTATAATGCTAACTGGAGACAATAATCAGGTTGCAAAATGGGTAGGAGAAGAACTTGGAATAGATGAAATCTTCGCTGAAGTTTTACCTGATGAGAAAGCAAAGAAAATAGAAGAGATTAAAAATGAGGGGTATATTGTGGCAATGACTGGTGATGGTGTTAACGATGCCCCTGCACTAGCAACAGCAGATTTAGGCATTGCTATTGGGGCAGGTACAGATGTTGCGATGGAAACTGCTGATGTCATACTGGTTAAAAGCAACCCCAAAGATGTGTTATCGTTAATCAAGCTCTCCAAAGCTACGTACAAAAAGATGCTTCAAAACCTCTGGTGGGCAGCAGGTTATAACATTGTAGCTATTCCTCTTGCTGCAGGAATTTTATATCAATACGGGGTGCTATTAAACCCTGCCATAGGAGCAGTATTAATGTCATTGAGTACAGTAATTGTTGCAGTTAATGCGCAGTTATTAAGGAGAACTGAATAGAGCTAAACACATATTTAATATAAATGAAAAGGGATAGTTATTAAACACCAAAAGGATATAAGGAAAAATAGTATGAATGGCCTATTCTTTTACCTAAATGAACCTAGGATAAATTATCTTCATTATTTAAGTAGTATATATAATTTAGCTTAAAGTTAAATTTCAACCTCCATATAGGGGTGACCTTAAAGAGCGAGATAGAGGCTTAAAAGGGCGCCTTTCTTTTTGACAATCATAGAACATATGTTTGAATTACTAGCGATTTATGGTAGAATAATAGTACTATTATTGATGATGTTCTGGAGAAGGGAAAGGCATTAATGGATCTGGAAAAAAAGGTTGAAATTCTATCAGAGAGTGCAAAATATGATGTGTCATGTTCCTCTAGTGGCAGTAAACGGAGAAATACTAAGGGTGGAATAGGCAATGGAGCCTATTCTGGCATCTGCCATAGCTGGTCAGAGGATGGCAGGTGTATATCACTATTAAAAATACTTTACACAAATTACTGCATATATGACTGTATTTATTGTATAAACAGGCACTCTAATGATATTCAAAGAGCGGCTTTTACATCTGAAGAGCTAGCTGAGCTTACAATAAACTTTTATAGAAGGAATTATATTGAAGGACTGTTCTTGAGCTCAGGAATTATTAAAAATCCAGACTACACAATGGAACAGTTAATCAAGGTAATGAGATTACTAAGAGAGACCAAAAAATTTAATGGATATATACATGTAAAAGCTATTCCAGGTGCTGATAGTAGATTGATCTCAATAGCGGGGCAATATGCTGATAGAATGAGTGTAAACATTGAACTGCCAACTGGAGCAGGCCTCAGCTTACTGGCACCCCAGAAAACAAAAACTGCTATTGTGGGATCTATGGGTTTAATTTCTAACAAAATTAAGCAAAACAAGGATGAAAAAAGGACTTTTAAGAAGGTTCTTCCATTTGCTCCTGCTGGACAAAGTACTCAACTAATAATAGGAGCAACTCCTGACGATGATTTAAATATTTTAAGTTTATCACAAGGTTTGTATGGAAGGTTTGGATTAAAAAGAGTATATTATTCAGCGTATGTACCAGTTAATACGCAAAGTTCACTACTCCCATCAATAGCTAGTCCGCCTATGGTTCGTGAAAACCGACTGTACCAAGCAGATTGGCTTTTACGTTTTTATGGTTTTAAAGCGGAAGAGATTTTAAATGAAAAGCATCGCAATTTAGAGTTAGACCTAGATCCAAAGAGTGGTTGGGCATTGAGGAATATGAATATTTTCCCAATTGAAATTAATAAAGCTGATTATGAAATGCTTTTACGAGTACCTGGAATTGGTGTTAAATCAGCTCGGAAAATTTTAGCCTCTAGAAGAGTAAGTACGATTACCTTTGATGGGTTACAAAAAATAGGAGTAATTTTAAAAAGAGCACGCCACTTTATTACCTGCCAGGGGAAATACTATGGAGAAAAAGGTTTTAATGAAGAGCTTATTCGTCTTTCAATTACAAATCGTTCATTATTCCTACCTACACAGCTTACCATCTTTAGTGAAGAGTCTTTGAATTCCTAAGATATTTATGAAATTTTAGCAGACATATTTTTTCCCAGGAAGTGATGATATGATAGTATATGTTTACGACGGTACTTTTCCAGGTTTGTTGACTTCCATCTACGAAGCTTATTATAGGGATGAAAAACCGGAAAGAATATCTAAAACATGGGATTTTCAAAATAATCTATTTTCAAAACCCATTATAATTAATACAGATGATGAAAAAGCAGATAAAGTATATAATGCTATTGGAGAAAAAATATCTTTCAATGCTCTAAAGAACATATATTATGCTTTTCTGGCTGAAATAAAAAATTCTGATACTCTTATTTACAATTATGTTAGACTCGGTTTTAAACTGGGTAAAATCGTAGATGGAAATTATTCAAATGAAACAGTTTTTAAATTTCAAGAGATTTGTAAAAAAGTTGGCAAAGAAAAACATAGAGTACTAGGAATAATGAGATTCCGATTGCTTCAAAAAAAAATCTATTATGGACCTATAGAACCAGATCATAATATTATAGCTTTGTTAGCTCCCCATTTTGCCAAGAGAATGGCAGACCAAGACTGGATTATTCACGATTTGAGGAGAAAAATTGCTATCGTATATAATCAAAG
This region includes:
- a CDS encoding ATPase, with the protein product MNEDKHTNDHHQHDNHFEDKGVETKNGHGEHKNHHQHMLEEFKKRLLVCMVLTIPILILSPMIQQFLVFEISFHGDIYLLFTLASAVFFYGGWPFLRESVKELKKKEPGMMTLIALAITVSYVYSSVTVMGLPGDDFFWELATLIDIMLVGHWIEMRSVTGASNALEELVKLLPSKANLIKNNGEVVKVPIEEVEKGDHILVKPGEKVPIDGEIVKGHSTLDESLITGESIPVEKKAESKVIAGSINGDGSLTIKVEKLGHESYLSQVIELVKNAQKSKSKTQNLSDRAAKWLFYMALFAGITTLIVWLTVGAELPFAIERMVTVMIIACPHALGLAVPLVVAMSTTLSAKNGLLIRNRTNFENARNINAIVFDKTGTLTEGKFGITDIVLLDNNNEAELLKMAASIESHSQHPIAKGITQEAINRKIELVDPDEFKSITGKGLYGKIDDKKVHVVSPGYLQAENIAFSKEKYEKLAKQGKTVVFVIIDDKVSGMIALADQVRESAKETISELKKLGIKSIMLTGDNNQVAKWVGEELGIDEIFAEVLPDEKAKKIEEIKNEGYIVAMTGDGVNDAPALATADLGIAIGAGTDVAMETADVILVKSNPKDVLSLIKLSKATYKKMLQNLWWAAGYNIVAIPLAAGILYQYGVLLNPAIGAVLMSLSTVIVAVNAQLLRRTE
- a CDS encoding biotin synthase, which codes for MDLEKKVEILSESAKYDVSCSSSGSKRRNTKGGIGNGAYSGICHSWSEDGRCISLLKILYTNYCIYDCIYCINRHSNDIQRAAFTSEELAELTINFYRRNYIEGLFLSSGIIKNPDYTMEQLIKVMRLLRETKKFNGYIHVKAIPGADSRLISIAGQYADRMSVNIELPTGAGLSLLAPQKTKTAIVGSMGLISNKIKQNKDEKRTFKKVLPFAPAGQSTQLIIGATPDDDLNILSLSQGLYGRFGLKRVYYSAYVPVNTQSSLLPSIASPPMVRENRLYQADWLLRFYGFKAEEILNEKHRNLELDLDPKSGWALRNMNIFPIEINKADYEMLLRVPGIGVKSARKILASRRVSTITFDGLQKIGVILKRARHFITCQGKYYGEKGFNEELIRLSITNRSLFLPTQLTIFSEESLNS